Proteins encoded in a region of the Salminus brasiliensis chromosome 2, fSalBra1.hap2, whole genome shotgun sequence genome:
- the LOC140550211 gene encoding protocadherin gamma-A4-like, producing the protein MKQRGRESCRSLVLRLVVIIVSLLFKSVVWAHTRYSVSEEQKDGTVVGNIAKDLGIDYRTLKERGFRIASTTGESLFKVNQDDGVLYLNGNIDREQICERSSLCLVNVKIALESPLEIHYVTVEIVDINDHAPTFHEKERRLEISENALPGSRYQLQAARDPDGGSNSIQHYKLSQNVHFNLEVKDRGEDGKIPILILNNLLDREARKSITLVLTAVDGGRPPKSGSMEIIVDVLDINDNMPVFTMDVYSVLINENTPVGTMIVQVNATDMDEGLNGEIVYSFGNHNNDKLLQLFHINSLTGEITVKGLLDFEDKDNYVIDIQASDKGSPPFTADKSVVLKILDINDNAPEIEVTSFSSSIREDSRPGTTVALISISDLDSGINGNVFCTLSKHIPFKLTQSSQKNLYSLVTTSLLNREIMNEYDVTLVAKDDGQPPLSSIKTITVQIGDVNDNCPEFSNSPYMFYVTENNSPGTSLFSVSASDQDLNKNAIVSYQIWREGIENNKYVSFININSESGSIYALKSFDFETLKSFKFLVVATDSGTPPLSSNVTVNVFILDQNDNIPVILYPVSSNGSAEGVEEIPRNVNAGHLVTKVRAYDADIGYNGWLLFSLQEVSDPSLFGLDRYTGQIRTLRLFTETDEILHKLFILVKDNGNVSLSATATVVIKVVEPKEAFAASDVINSVKDEEDNDITFYLIVILGSVSVLFVISVVVLIVMQSSKSADYSSKYLQDTNYDGTLCHSIQYRSGDKRYMLVGPRMSIGSTIVPGSNGNTLVLPNRRRTVSGEVRK; encoded by the coding sequence atgaaacaaagagGACGCGAATCATGCCGGAGCTTGGTTTTGAGACTGGTCGTCATTATTGTGTCTCTTTTGTTTAAGAGTGTGGTTTGGGCACATACACGATACTCTGTTTCTGAAGAGCAGAAAGACGGCACAGTGGTTGGAAACATTGCAAAGGATCTGGGCATTGATTACAGAACCCTCAAAGAGCGAGGATTTCGTATCGCATCAACCACAGGAGAGTCTCTGTTTAAGGTAAACCAGGATGATGGAGTCCTATATTTGAATGGAAATATAGACCGAGAGCAAATTTGTGAGAGAAGCAGCTTATGCTTAGTCAACGTAAAAATTGCTCTTGAAAGCCCGTTGGAGATTCATTATGTTACGGTCGAAATCGTTGACATTAACGACCATGCTCCGACGTTCCATGAGAAAGAAAGGCGTCTAGAGATTTCAGAAAATGCTTTACCTGGTTCGCGCTATCAGTTACAGGCTGCACGCGACCCTGATGGGGGCAGTAACTCAATACAACATTATAAACTCAgtcaaaatgtacattttaaccTCGAAGTAAAAGACCGCGGGGAAGATGGTAAAATTCCCATTTTGATTCTAAATAATCTATTAGATAGGGAAGCAAGGAAAAGCATAACGTTAGTACTCACTGCTGTGGACGGGGGACGACCCCCTAAATCGGGCTCAATGGAGATTATTGTAGACGTGCTAGATATAAATGATAACATGCCTGTTTTTACTATGGACGTTTACTCTGTCCTGATAAATGAAAACACCCCTGTGGGTACAATGATAGTACAAGTGAATGCCACAGATATGGACGAAGGCTTAAATGGAGAAATTGTTTACTCGTTTGGTAATCACAACAACGATAAATTGTTACAATTATTTCATATAAATTCACTTACTGGTGAAATAACAGTGAAAGGACTCCTAGACTTTGAGGATAAAGATAACTATGTAATCGACATTCAGGCATCCGACAAGGGCAGCCCTCCATTTACTGCAGATAAAAGCGTAGTTTTGAAGATCCTGGACATAAATGACAACGCCCCTGAAATTGAAGTAACGTCATTTTCAAGTTCAATCCGAGAAGATTCTAGACCTGGAACCACCGTTGCATTAATAAGCATTAGTGATTTAGATTCTGGGATTAACGGAAATGTTTTCTGTACTTTATCAAAACATATACCATTTAAGCTAACGCAATCATCACAAAAAAACCTCTACTCTTTAGTTACCACCTCATTGCTTAACAgggaaataatgaatgaatatgaTGTTACATTAGTTGCCAAAGACGATGGACAACCGCCATTATCGTCCATTAAAACAATTACTGTCCAGATAGGAGATGTTAATGACAATTGCCCAGAGTTTTCTAATAGCCCGTACATGTTTTATGTGACTGAAAACAATTCTCCTGGCACATcacttttttctgtttctgcctCAGACCAAGACCTGAATAAAAATGCAATCGTTAGTTATCAGATTTGGAGAGAAGGcattgaaaataataaatatgtatcgTTCATAAATATTAATTCCGAAAGTGGCAGCATTTACGCTCTTAAAAGTTTTGATTTTGAGACTCTAAAGTCGTTTAAGTTTCTAGTCGTAGCCACTGACTCTGGAACCCCACCACTGAGCAGCAACGTCACAGTAAACGTCTTCATCCTGGATCAGAACGACAACATTCCAGTGATCTTATATCCAGTCAGCTCTAACGGATCTGCTGAAGGCGTGGAGGAGATTCCCCGCAATGTGAACGCAGGACATTTGGTGACTAAAGTGAGAGCCTATGACGCAGATATAGGATACAATGGCTGGTTGTTATTTTCACTGCAGGAAGTGAGTGACCCCAGTCTGTTCGGTTTGGACCGCTATACAGGACAGATACGGACCCTCCGCCTATTCACAGAAACAGATGAAATTCTGCATAAACTGTTCATACTGGTCAAAGACAATGGCAACGTTTCACTTTCAGCAACCGCGACTGTGGTGATCAAAGTTGTGGAGCCCAAAGAGGCTTTTGCAGCTTCTGATGTTATAAATTCAGTAAAAGATGAGGAGGACAACGACATTACTTTCTATCTGATAGTTATTTTGGGCTCAGTGTCAGTGCTTTTTGTTATTAGCGTCGTTGTGTTGATTGTAATGCAGAGCTCCAAATCTGCAGACTATTCCTCCAAGTATTTGCAGGATACAAATTATGACGGAACACTGTGTCACAGCATCCAGTACAGATCAGGAGATAAACGCTACATGTTAGTTGGACCCAGAATGAGTATTGGTTCTACAATAGTTCCTGGCAGTAATGGGAATACACTGGTACTACCAAATCGCAGGAGGACAGTTTCTGGAGAGGTAAGGAAGTAA